In the genome of Ignisphaera cupida, one region contains:
- a CDS encoding aldehyde ferredoxin oxidoreductase N-terminal domain-containing protein translates to MVKYRVLRLNVSTGDWKIDEYNVEEVLGPIDIALKIHEELATWSKNVFDPDNAVVIGTGIFAGSKIFGAHRLVVVFRSPESKTIHVSEMGGAGYRFIGCGVNAISVEGRSSEPAIVFVKGGEKGVAEVNIRRMQWNKLEEIYRGYDGYIGAYALEKYLIDTFWNEISSMKARPIVVGPAAYKTVYGAIISVDVDFTKKKFVDGSEEFAARGGGGSVLAQAHNVAAIVAGGSYKPELPKQLTDPTEFLKSMKAILGKDFVQSVNEATVKYRFDPSIGAGGTFGVNYPHYRELLPLFNFNSIYLHKSIRKKLVDLILEHFWKPVKMESFDLAKSWTTCGEPCPVSCKKIWRGKKLDYEPSNALGPSIGVFKIELSRNLIDLADQLGFDAIGIGHVVAWLLESVYKDLLKPEEVGLDRKPNMDPMLMNIDEWSVNAQLAEKILKGLVEGSTDVLRIVAKGVRFACKQLNNMFSDRVKSIGVRFEDLVLYQPYGEEGYMTPNYYWTPGFLLPLPVTGKYWTNYTTTFSEPEEFAKVVATRAIKELEISNTGLCRFHRGWAEKILPKLYELVGAKVDLDQHAKKLYRKIAEYCIKANAKPKLVEGEKAKDVIATLATEFNVEEWNKKFLSNKEDAIKEWISRAIKAIAMQIELPEAWYKDI, encoded by the coding sequence ATGGTGAAGTATAGAGTGCTAAGATTAAATGTTTCTACAGGTGATTGGAAAATTGATGAGTATAACGTCGAGGAGGTTTTAGGGCCTATAGATATTGCCTTAAAAATTCACGAGGAATTAGCAACATGGAGCAAAAATGTTTTTGACCCTGATAATGCAGTTGTCATAGGAACTGGCATTTTTGCTGGAAGCAAAATATTTGGAGCTCATAGACTTGTTGTTGTGTTTAGAAGTCCTGAAAGCAAAACTATTCATGTATCTGAAATGGGTGGTGCCGGCTATAGGTTTATTGGCTGTGGTGTTAATGCAATATCTGTTGAGGGTAGAAGCAGTGAACCAGCCATAGTATTTGTTAAAGGTGGTGAAAAAGGTGTTGCAGAGGTAAATATAAGAAGAATGCAGTGGAATAAACTAGAGGAGATATACAGAGGATATGATGGTTACATAGGTGCATATGCACTAGAGAAGTACCTAATTGATACATTCTGGAATGAGATATCATCTATGAAGGCTAGGCCTATAGTTGTTGGGCCTGCAGCATACAAAACTGTTTATGGAGCAATTATTTCAGTAGATGTTGACTTTACTAAAAAGAAGTTTGTTGATGGTAGTGAAGAGTTTGCTGCAAGAGGTGGAGGAGGCTCAGTATTAGCACAAGCACACAATGTTGCAGCAATAGTAGCTGGAGGATCCTATAAACCAGAATTACCTAAGCAATTAACAGACCCTACAGAATTTCTCAAAAGCATGAAAGCTATTTTAGGAAAAGACTTTGTACAAAGTGTTAATGAAGCAACAGTGAAATATCGCTTTGACCCAAGCATAGGAGCTGGTGGAACATTTGGTGTAAATTATCCGCATTACAGAGAATTGCTACCTCTATTCAATTTCAACAGCATATATCTTCACAAGTCAATAAGGAAAAAACTTGTTGATCTCATCTTAGAGCACTTCTGGAAACCAGTTAAAATGGAGTCTTTTGATCTTGCAAAAAGCTGGACTACATGTGGCGAGCCATGCCCTGTTTCATGCAAGAAAATATGGAGAGGTAAGAAGCTAGACTATGAGCCATCAAATGCCTTGGGTCCCTCCATAGGAGTTTTCAAAATAGAATTATCAAGAAACTTGATTGATTTGGCAGATCAATTAGGTTTTGACGCAATTGGTATTGGTCATGTGGTTGCATGGCTTTTGGAAAGTGTTTATAAGGATCTTTTAAAACCAGAGGAGGTAGGACTTGATAGGAAACCTAATATGGATCCAATGCTAATGAATATAGATGAATGGTCTGTGAATGCGCAATTAGCTGAAAAAATCTTGAAAGGACTGGTGGAGGGTTCAACAGATGTGTTGAGAATTGTTGCGAAGGGAGTTAGATTCGCTTGTAAGCAACTAAATAACATGTTTAGTGATAGGGTTAAAAGCATTGGAGTTAGATTCGAAGATCTTGTATTATACCAGCCATATGGAGAAGAAGGATATATGACACCAAATTATTACTGGACTCCAGGCTTCCTCTTACCACTTCCAGTTACAGGTAAATACTGGACAAACTATACAACAACATTCTCAGAGCCAGAGGAATTTGCTAAAGTAGTTGCTACAAGAGCTATAAAGGAGCTGGAGATATCAAATACAGGTCTGTGCAGATTTCACAGAGGCTGGGCTGAGAAAATTTTGCCAAAGCTTTATGAACTAGTTGGAGCAAAAGTTGATTTAGATCAGCATGCAAAGAAATTGTATCGAAAAATAGCAGAGTATTGTATTAAGGCAAATGCAAAACCAAAGTTAGTTGAAGGCGAGAAAGCGAAAGATGTTATAGCAACTCTTGCTACAGAATTCAATGTAGAAGAATGGAATAAGAAGTTTCTGAGCAATAAAGAGGATGCAATCAAAGAATGGATTTCAAGAGCTATAAAAGCAATAGCAATGCAGATAGAACTTCCAGAAGCTTGGTATAAAGACATCTAA
- a CDS encoding DUF504 domain-containing protein: MRIKDIVNKILWSVKNIEDYYLVVIDRIDETGFRKIPFSKIVRIDNNYVYVIDSSGYEHAIPIHRIVKIVKNNEIIFERKNR; the protein is encoded by the coding sequence ATGAGAATTAAAGATATTGTTAATAAGATTTTGTGGAGTGTGAAGAACATTGAAGATTATTATTTAGTTGTAATTGATAGAATTGATGAAACAGGATTTAGGAAAATACCTTTCTCTAAAATTGTTAGAATTGATAATAACTATGTTTACGTAATTGATTCTAGTGGCTATGAACATGCAATACCTATTCACAGAATAGTAAAAATTGTTAAGAATAATGAAATCATATTTGAGAGAAAGAATAGGTAG
- a CDS encoding RsmB/NOP family class I SAM-dependent RNA methyltransferase has translation MHEISVGINNILKDITIDFISEEAMYLARKYGYAPYMVERYLRMLGYEEALKLIESFENFRKRIAILCNYLRYDCDKLSKKLENMNFVLKNIQWCNYCLYIETAPSSPSIGSTHEYLKGYYYVYRDQASLIPPLILNPEKNSITLDMCAAPGGKAAHIMLLMEDTGLLIANDISRRRSISLLSHFIRMGFKSYIVINENAIELVKKFGKEKFDYVLLDAPCSAEGGIMFDPSRKTKTSIEVLAKLVEREIKLLHTALQLVKRGGRVVYTTCSIAPEENEYVVTKVLEHYDGIEVEEPRLNYWSNGFTKFLNITFDYRVSKCIRIWPHRHFMEGYFICSLVKT, from the coding sequence ATGCATGAAATATCTGTAGGTATCAATAACATTTTGAAGGACATAACTATTGATTTCATATCTGAAGAAGCTATGTATTTAGCTAGAAAATATGGATATGCACCATACATGGTTGAAAGATATTTAAGAATGTTAGGATATGAAGAGGCGTTGAAATTAATAGAGTCCTTTGAAAATTTTAGGAAAAGAATTGCAATACTTTGCAACTACCTAAGATATGACTGTGATAAGCTTTCGAAGAAACTTGAAAATATGAATTTCGTGTTGAAAAACATTCAATGGTGTAACTATTGCTTATATATTGAGACAGCTCCTTCATCACCTTCAATAGGATCAACTCATGAGTATTTGAAAGGCTATTACTATGTGTATAGAGATCAAGCATCTCTCATACCACCTCTGATACTAAATCCTGAGAAGAATTCAATAACGCTAGATATGTGTGCAGCGCCTGGTGGAAAAGCTGCTCACATCATGTTATTAATGGAGGATACAGGACTTCTTATAGCTAATGATATTTCAAGAAGAAGATCCATATCACTACTTTCACATTTCATAAGAATGGGGTTTAAATCATATATTGTAATAAATGAGAATGCCATTGAGCTTGTTAAAAAGTTTGGAAAGGAGAAATTTGATTATGTTCTTTTAGATGCGCCATGCAGTGCTGAAGGAGGTATAATGTTTGATCCTAGTAGAAAGACCAAGACTTCTATAGAGGTTTTAGCCAAGCTTGTAGAAAGAGAGATCAAGCTTCTTCATACAGCATTGCAATTAGTGAAGAGAGGCGGTAGAGTTGTATATACAACATGCAGTATTGCTCCAGAAGAAAATGAATATGTTGTTACAAAAGTACTTGAACATTATGATGGAATTGAGGTTGAGGAACCAAGACTTAATTACTGGTCAAACGGATTTACAAAATTCTTGAATATAACATTTGATTATAGAGTTTCAAAGTGTATTAGAATTTGGCCTCATAGACATTTTATGGAGGGATATTTTATATGTTCGCTTGTCAAAACTTAA
- a CDS encoding cob(I)yrinic acid a,c-diamide adenosyltransferase, translating to MVFKASHRGDDGFTDLGSKRVSKDSIVIEFEGEVDELVSLIGVVKAFFKEYNITDLVTILDDIQRKLMHIASYVALMGKVDSPIDAQSLSEIEKLIDDFSNKVVIYPRFVVPGASIGSALLHFVRAVCRRVERRAVRMLREGLLDQKTYVYLNRLSDLLYLLALYVNVIINVKEDLL from the coding sequence TTGGTTTTTAAAGCAAGTCATAGAGGTGATGATGGTTTTACTGATCTTGGCTCTAAAAGAGTTTCCAAGGATTCTATAGTTATAGAGTTTGAAGGAGAGGTGGATGAGCTTGTTTCATTGATAGGTGTTGTTAAGGCTTTTTTCAAAGAATATAATATTACGGATTTAGTTACTATTTTAGACGATATTCAAAGAAAGCTTATGCATATTGCAAGCTATGTCGCATTAATGGGTAAGGTAGATTCACCAATTGATGCTCAAAGTCTAAGTGAAATTGAAAAGCTCATAGATGATTTCTCTAATAAAGTCGTTATTTATCCCAGGTTCGTTGTTCCTGGTGCGTCAATTGGCTCAGCTCTGTTGCATTTTGTTAGAGCAGTTTGTAGAAGAGTTGAGCGAAGAGCAGTTAGAATGCTTAGAGAAGGATTGTTGGATCAAAAAACATATGTATATTTAAATAGATTATCGGATTTGCTATATCTTCTTGCTTTATATGTTAATGTTATTATCAATGTGAAGGAAGACCTGCTATAA
- a CDS encoding CTP synthase, with amino-acid sequence MTKYVFVTGGVLSGVGKGVTTASIAMLFQSMGYNTTIIKIDPYLNVDAGTMNPYAHGEVFVTEDGGETDLDIGHYERFLNKDLSKKNNITAGQIYYAVIMKERRGEYLGATVQIIPHVTNEIKQKIRDVGKEYNADMVFVEIGGTVGDIESLPFLEAARQMKLEEGFNNVAFIHVALVPTLKTTGEQKTKPVQHSVQELRRIGIQPDIIVARCEKPLNDEAKAKIALFSNVPPEAVISNHDVNNIYEVPIILMHQNIHKILAAKLSLNYVEPNISPWLSFLEKLSKATQSIRIAMIGKYTKLRDSYISIVEAIKHASAYEGVKPVFKWIESTDIENGYVDISKELEDVDGAIILPGFGKRGAEGKIKAVQLLRENNVPTLGLCFGFQLMVVEIARNVAGLANANSTELDPSTPYPVIDLLPSQREIDFLGGSMRLGAIKIKLFKNRKVYEAYGKEIISERHRHRYGVNIKYIDRIESTGFVISGVSLDNENVIEFMELRNNFLFIGTQAHPEFKSRPLTPSPIYHYFISKIASKIRK; translated from the coding sequence ATGACTAAGTACGTATTTGTAACAGGAGGAGTGCTAAGTGGTGTTGGAAAAGGTGTTACAACAGCATCTATAGCGATGCTATTTCAGTCTATGGGCTATAACACAACCATTATTAAGATAGATCCTTATTTGAATGTTGATGCTGGCACCATGAATCCATATGCTCATGGAGAAGTTTTTGTAACTGAAGATGGTGGTGAAACAGATCTTGATATAGGTCACTATGAAAGATTTTTAAATAAAGACTTGAGCAAGAAGAATAACATTACAGCAGGTCAAATATACTATGCTGTTATCATGAAGGAGAGAAGAGGAGAGTATTTAGGAGCAACTGTGCAAATTATTCCACATGTAACGAATGAAATTAAGCAGAAAATTAGAGATGTTGGAAAGGAGTATAACGCAGATATGGTATTTGTTGAAATTGGGGGAACTGTTGGTGATATTGAGAGTTTACCTTTTCTTGAAGCTGCAAGGCAAATGAAGCTAGAGGAGGGGTTTAACAATGTTGCATTTATTCATGTTGCCTTAGTTCCAACATTAAAGACTACTGGTGAGCAGAAAACTAAACCTGTTCAGCATAGTGTTCAGGAGTTGAGGAGAATAGGAATACAGCCAGATATCATAGTTGCTAGATGTGAAAAACCTTTGAATGATGAGGCTAAGGCGAAAATAGCTCTTTTTAGTAATGTGCCTCCAGAAGCTGTTATATCAAATCATGATGTGAACAATATTTATGAAGTTCCAATAATATTGATGCATCAAAATATTCACAAGATTTTAGCAGCAAAGCTTTCACTAAATTATGTAGAGCCAAATATATCTCCATGGCTAAGCTTTTTAGAAAAACTATCAAAAGCTACTCAAAGCATTAGAATTGCTATGATAGGAAAATATACAAAGCTTAGAGATAGTTACATAAGTATTGTCGAGGCAATTAAACATGCTTCAGCATATGAAGGTGTAAAACCGGTTTTTAAATGGATAGAGTCAACAGATATTGAAAATGGATATGTGGATATTTCAAAAGAGCTTGAGGATGTTGATGGAGCTATAATACTTCCAGGTTTTGGAAAGAGGGGTGCAGAGGGTAAGATAAAGGCAGTTCAACTTCTACGGGAAAATAATGTTCCAACACTTGGTCTTTGTTTTGGTTTTCAATTAATGGTTGTGGAAATAGCTAGAAATGTTGCTGGTCTTGCTAATGCGAATAGTACTGAATTAGATCCTTCGACACCATATCCAGTTATAGATTTGCTACCATCACAAAGAGAAATAGATTTTTTAGGAGGATCTATGAGGCTTGGAGCTATAAAGATAAAACTGTTCAAGAATAGAAAAGTTTATGAAGCATATGGAAAAGAAATTATTTCAGAAAGACATAGACATAGATATGGAGTAAACATAAAGTATATAGACAGAATTGAGTCAACAGGATTTGTTATTAGCGGTGTTAGCTTAGATAATGAAAATGTGATAGAGTTTATGGAGCTTAGAAATAACTTTTTGTTCATTGGAACACAGGCTCATCCAGAGTTTAAGAGCAGACCGTTAACACCCTCACCAATATACCATTACTTTATAAGTAAAATAGCCTCAAAAATAAGAAAATGA
- a CDS encoding RNA-guided endonuclease InsQ/TnpB family protein — protein MARVARTVVVETPPLPRKLFRVFVELEGMYRNMVEQLTLYAVREGVSSFTKLKALKYRELRGLYQHLPSHYAYTACQDASARVRGFLRLKRLGLAKKEYPEIRKVSIWLDDHLWKPGGLTSIKIATHEGWVTVEFNSHRQYWRYINRGWRLASEARVKLDKRNRQLIINLMFVKEVGMYEPKGHLSVDVNENNVTILVDGTAYLLKTDIEKLVLGYYYRRKRIQEKYDKLYDVRSGAKRKVMRRLKERKKKNDIRWKTANIIVRAAYERQYAIVLEKLDRRPANNMIKRIRDEQLRHRIYQASFRGIQKAIDEVARKYGVPVVYVNPKNTSKTCPIHNAPINYGNGSRIGRCSRGGELWHRDVVACWNLLFKTRLGDGSNAPSLGASPLDGSPVPLGSTAAGEPTVIARDLWARWKSLEATLNNPKKHGTTL, from the coding sequence GTGGCGAGAGTAGCTAGAACCGTTGTTGTTGAAACACCTCCTCTCCCACGAAAACTCTTCAGGGTCTTCGTCGAGCTCGAGGGTATGTACCGGAACATGGTCGAGCAGCTCACGTTATATGCTGTGAGGGAGGGTGTATCCTCTTTCACGAAGCTTAAGGCGCTGAAGTACCGGGAGCTGAGGGGTCTCTACCAGCACCTGCCCTCACACTACGCCTACACTGCGTGCCAGGACGCGTCTGCAAGAGTTAGGGGCTTCCTGAGACTGAAGAGATTGGGTTTAGCTAAGAAAGAATACCCAGAGATTAGGAAAGTCAGTATCTGGCTCGACGACCACCTGTGGAAGCCAGGTGGCTTGACCTCTATTAAGATAGCGACCCATGAGGGATGGGTAACAGTGGAGTTCAACTCTCATAGGCAGTATTGGAGGTATATTAATCGTGGATGGAGACTAGCGAGTGAAGCCCGGGTAAAGCTTGATAAGAGAAATAGGCAACTCATAATCAACTTAATGTTCGTTAAGGAGGTTGGAATGTATGAACCTAAAGGTCACCTATCTGTTGATGTGAATGAAAACAACGTTACCATACTGGTTGATGGCACTGCCTACCTCCTCAAAACAGATATTGAGAAGCTTGTCCTAGGTTACTACTATCGCAGGAAGAGGATACAGGAGAAGTACGATAAACTGTATGACGTGAGGTCGGGGGCTAAGAGAAAGGTTATGAGGAGACTTAAGGAGAGGAAGAAAAAGAATGATATTAGGTGGAAGACGGCAAACATTATAGTCAGAGCCGCCTATGAGAGGCAATATGCCATTGTCCTCGAGAAGCTGGATAGAAGACCGGCCAACAACATGATTAAGAGGATTAGGGATGAGCAGTTGCGGCATAGGATTTACCAAGCATCCTTCAGGGGTATTCAGAAAGCAATAGATGAGGTGGCTAGGAAGTATGGTGTTCCGGTGGTTTATGTTAATCCAAAGAACACTTCTAAGACGTGTCCAATACACAATGCCCCAATAAACTATGGTAATGGCTCTAGAATAGGAAGATGCAGTAGAGGAGGTGAACTATGGCACCGCGATGTAGTTGCATGCTGGAACCTCCTCTTTAAGACCCGCCTAGGCGATGGGAGCAATGCTCCAAGCCTGGGCGCGTCTCCTCTAGATGGGAGCCCCGTGCCGTTGGGCTCGACCGCCGCCGGTGAGCCCACAGTAATAGCACGTGACCTGTGGGCGAGGTGGAAGTCCCTAGAGGCAACCCTAAACAACCCTAAAAAACACGGAACAACCCTCTAG
- a CDS encoding geranylgeranylglycerol-phosphate geranylgeranyltransferase codes for MFIKRIRAWLNIIRIGNSIALGAAAIVGYVVGGGTSIFNMIKVFLTAFFIGGGGNIVNDYFDRDIDAVNKPWRPIPMGLIKPEKAYIASLLFFFIGFLISVLSSYIGSVIALFAIFLVYMYSYRLKRILLIGNFVIAFLTALSIVYGSLFSSCNIHAILTATYAFLFNLGREFLKGIEDVEGDKKFNVKTLATEYGASTAFRASLAVYTILLTLSILPVLYLQYSLTYMIFALVVDVVIIYALMNAKSLEPSKALKSTRFLKIAAFAGLLAFLFHNI; via the coding sequence ATGTTTATAAAGAGAATTAGAGCCTGGTTAAATATAATAAGAATTGGAAATAGCATTGCTCTTGGAGCAGCAGCTATAGTTGGTTATGTTGTTGGTGGAGGGACAAGTATTTTTAATATGATTAAGGTGTTTTTAACAGCATTTTTTATTGGTGGTGGTGGAAATATAGTAAATGACTACTTTGATAGAGATATTGATGCTGTTAATAAGCCGTGGAGACCTATACCAATGGGCTTAATAAAACCTGAAAAAGCATATATAGCATCATTATTATTTTTCTTTATAGGTTTCCTTATATCCGTGCTCTCATCATATATCGGTAGTGTTATTGCTTTATTTGCTATTTTTCTTGTTTACATGTACTCATATCGTTTAAAACGCATATTGCTTATTGGAAATTTTGTAATAGCATTTTTAACTGCTTTGAGCATAGTATATGGATCACTTTTTTCTTCTTGCAATATACATGCCATTTTAACAGCAACATATGCATTCTTGTTCAATCTTGGAAGAGAGTTTTTGAAGGGAATAGAGGATGTTGAAGGAGATAAAAAGTTTAATGTAAAAACACTTGCAACAGAATATGGAGCCTCAACTGCTTTTAGAGCTAGTTTAGCTGTTTATACAATTCTTCTAACCTTAAGCATACTACCCGTACTTTATTTGCAATACAGTCTTACCTATATGATATTTGCATTAGTTGTAGATGTTGTTATAATATATGCTCTTATGAATGCTAAAAGTCTTGAACCATCCAAAGCGTTGAAATCAACAAGATTTTTAAAAATAGCAGCTTTTGCTGGTTTACTAGCATTTCTTTTCCATAATATTTAA
- a CDS encoding ATP-binding protein: MELMSNNVRREGKLLIESIDRLLPSDLRGFIVTQHVLGDGDETTLLLTPRIVSVLYRGVQKKIIMFKDKEYYQRVFKSLIANFKQLVLHIASEMKLLDIDLALISILNEDSVSAISIIYNQSFVNSYTEYVKQNVNSIAIILTNRNTNSGDALSNSINFLNSNVKKYYKMLAKHLQFNSLHIIVLSLDTENVLKIKLRDDYGKDSSLTIPINNPSWEFDNLPDRIKEDLYTLVIEPINTNAQYAPRGIIIIGPPGVGKSVTAEAIASELRKKIVRINPGVYRSMWYGMTEKMLLSLFSSLKRKKDVVILVDDADFLVNRFNAIHEAFIAEMNMWLNILQDRERPLIIMTTNTPDIMDPALMRPGRLDVTVFMGYPDRKMREKIVSNLCKKYRVKLANEILINDLILRTKWFNAAELDSLVRIVASKGRGVITEDSLEWALRKFHINYGERKIIQESIESYASKMPNVVISYIPKEHEI; encoded by the coding sequence ATGGAGTTGATGAGCAATAACGTTAGGAGAGAAGGTAAACTATTGATAGAATCCATAGATAGATTATTACCAAGTGATTTAAGGGGGTTTATTGTAACACAACATGTTCTTGGTGATGGTGATGAAACAACACTGCTACTAACTCCTAGAATTGTGTCAGTACTTTATAGGGGTGTGCAGAAGAAAATAATAATGTTTAAGGATAAAGAATATTATCAAAGAGTTTTCAAGTCTCTTATAGCGAACTTTAAGCAACTTGTTCTACATATAGCATCTGAAATGAAGTTGTTAGATATAGACTTGGCGCTGATTTCAATATTAAATGAAGATAGTGTTTCGGCTATATCAATAATATACAACCAAAGTTTTGTAAATTCATATACAGAATATGTAAAGCAAAATGTTAATAGCATTGCCATAATTTTAACTAATAGAAATACTAATTCTGGTGATGCATTAAGCAATAGCATTAATTTTCTAAACAGCAATGTAAAGAAATACTACAAAATGTTAGCAAAACACCTACAATTCAATAGTCTTCACATAATTGTTCTAAGTCTCGATACCGAAAATGTTTTAAAAATTAAACTCAGGGATGATTATGGAAAAGACTCTTCTCTCACAATACCAATTAACAATCCATCATGGGAATTCGACAACTTGCCTGATCGCATAAAAGAAGATCTATATACTCTTGTAATAGAACCTATAAATACTAATGCACAGTATGCTCCACGTGGCATAATAATAATTGGTCCTCCTGGCGTTGGAAAGAGTGTAACTGCTGAAGCTATAGCAAGTGAACTTAGAAAAAAGATTGTGAGAATAAACCCAGGTGTATACAGGTCTATGTGGTATGGAATGACAGAGAAAATGCTTTTGTCACTATTTTCTTCACTTAAAAGAAAAAAGGATGTGGTTATTCTTGTTGATGATGCAGATTTCCTTGTAAATAGGTTTAATGCTATACACGAAGCTTTTATTGCTGAAATGAATATGTGGCTAAATATACTACAGGATAGGGAGAGACCTCTTATAATAATGACAACAAACACTCCAGATATCATGGACCCTGCACTAATGAGACCAGGTAGGCTAGATGTAACAGTGTTTATGGGGTATCCAGATAGAAAGATGAGAGAGAAAATAGTGTCTAATCTTTGCAAAAAGTATAGAGTGAAGTTAGCAAATGAGATTCTGATTAATGATTTGATATTAAGAACTAAATGGTTTAATGCTGCAGAACTTGATTCACTAGTTAGAATTGTTGCAAGTAAGGGAAGAGGTGTAATAACAGAAGATTCACTTGAATGGGCTTTAAGAAAATTCCATATAAACTATGGGGAGAGAAAAATAATTCAGGAAAGCATTGAAAGTTATGCATCAAAAATGCCAAATGTTGTAATATCATATATCCCAAAAGAACATGAAATATAA
- a CDS encoding NAD(P)/FAD-dependent oxidoreductase yields MKYDVIVVGGGVGGLYASYALAKNGLKVALIEMKNEESIGDKVCGDAIGEHHFVELNLEPPIPGFDKDHEYDGVMLISPDELYSISVKGRGYSLNRRNFGLRLYRMAINNGVEAYLEHFFVKPLVSGSRVFGVIAKDKSGFEKKFEGKVVIDATGAAAAVRKSLPREWWISIDIPNEDYNITYREVVVGDIDVDERYAYIYLNVDVAPGGYWWLFPKGRGIYNIGLGVQWKKNAPNPKTQYNNYILSRFKNKVSEVIHRGGGVVPTRRPIPCMVWNGFVVIGDAAATANPVHGGGIGSAMLSAKIASDVIVEALEKGDATIDNLWSYHTKFHRAYGAKQASLDVLRMFLQRMSNSDLNFVFKSGLVNGSEVYDMGSKGVLSTSIISRVKGFIALASRPGFLTKLYKLKQYMDKAMELYLNYPTTPGEYVRWLESEQRLFEEYRSWLAEKV; encoded by the coding sequence ATGAAATACGATGTTATTGTCGTTGGAGGTGGTGTTGGAGGTTTATATGCATCCTATGCTCTTGCTAAAAATGGTTTAAAAGTTGCATTAATAGAAATGAAGAATGAGGAAAGCATTGGTGATAAAGTTTGTGGTGATGCTATTGGAGAGCATCATTTTGTTGAATTGAATCTTGAACCACCAATCCCAGGATTTGATAAGGATCATGAATATGATGGTGTTATGCTGATTTCACCTGATGAACTATATAGTATTTCTGTTAAGGGAAGGGGATATTCCCTCAATAGAAGAAATTTTGGGTTAAGACTTTATAGAATGGCTATTAATAATGGTGTTGAAGCTTATCTTGAACACTTTTTTGTAAAGCCTTTAGTTAGTGGATCAAGAGTTTTTGGCGTAATTGCAAAAGATAAGAGTGGTTTTGAGAAGAAATTCGAAGGAAAAGTTGTGATAGATGCTACTGGTGCTGCAGCTGCTGTTAGAAAAAGCCTTCCACGCGAGTGGTGGATTTCTATTGATATTCCAAATGAGGATTACAATATTACCTATAGAGAAGTCGTTGTTGGGGATATTGATGTTGATGAAAGATATGCATACATATATCTCAATGTTGATGTTGCTCCAGGAGGTTATTGGTGGCTATTTCCAAAAGGTAGGGGTATTTATAACATAGGATTGGGGGTTCAGTGGAAGAAAAATGCGCCAAACCCAAAAACACAGTATAACAATTACATCTTGAGCAGATTCAAAAACAAAGTATCTGAGGTTATTCATCGTGGAGGAGGTGTTGTTCCAACAAGAAGGCCCATACCATGTATGGTTTGGAATGGTTTTGTTGTTATAGGAGATGCTGCAGCCACTGCTAATCCTGTTCATGGCGGTGGAATAGGCTCCGCTATGCTAAGTGCTAAAATAGCTAGCGATGTTATTGTAGAGGCTTTGGAGAAAGGTGATGCAACAATAGACAATCTTTGGAGTTATCACACAAAATTCCATAGAGCATATGGAGCAAAACAAGCTTCATTGGACGTGTTAAGAATGTTTCTTCAAAGGATGAGCAATAGCGATTTAAACTTTGTGTTCAAATCAGGTCTTGTTAACGGATCTGAAGTATATGACATGGGTTCCAAAGGCGTGTTAAGCACCTCAATAATTAGTAGAGTGAAAGGCTTTATAGCATTAGCATCAAGACCGGGCTTTCTAACAAAGCTATATAAATTAAAGCAATACATGGACAAAGCTATGGAGCTTTATCTTAATTATCCAACGACACCAGGGGAGTATGTTAGGTGGCTTGAAAGTGAACAGAGGCTCTTTGAAGAGTATAGAAGTTGGCTTGCTGAGAAGGTGTAA